The segment ATCAACTTGTCCTGCAGGCCCAGGGCGAAGTCACTTTCGCTCATGTCTTCCAGTGCGGCGAACTTGACGTTGCCAGCGGCACAGACCAGCGCGTCGAAGCGTCCGGTCTGTTCGAACAGGTTGCGAATCGATGAACAGTCGCTGATATCGACCTGAAAATCGCCGCTATTGCGGCCAATACGCACGATCTCGTGGCGCGACGACAGCTCGCGATCAATGGCTGAACCAATGGTGCCGTTAGCGCCGATCAACAGGATTTTCATGGGGTGTTCCTTGCAGGAAGAGGTGAGTGCTTAGTCTAGTGGTGGTTTTTTACCGGGATAAGCGCACTAATAGGCAACCTTTGGTTTTCATATGGAAACAATCCATGAGCGAAATGGATGACTTGGCGGCGTTCGCGGTGTTGATCGACGCGGGGAGTTTTACCTTGGCCGCCCAGCAGCTGGGTTGCAGCAAAGGGCAATTGTCCAAACGCATCAGCCTCTTGGAGGCTCAGTTTGCGGTGGTGTTGCTGCACCGCACCACACGGCGTTTGAGCCTGACGGCTGCTGGCGCAGCGTTACTGCCCCAGGCCCGGGCATTGGTCGTGCAAGTGGAGCGGGCGCGTCAGGCATTAGCCCGACTCAAGGACGATATGGTAGGCCCGGTGCGTATGACCGTGCCCGTATCCTTGGGCGAAACATTTTTTGATTCGCTGCTGATGGAATTTTCCCGCGAATACCCCCAGGTGCAGATCGAGCTGGAACTCAACAACAGCTACCGCGACATGGCACGGGAGGGCTTCGATCTGGCGATCCGTTCTCAGGTCGCCAATAACGAGCGACTGGTGGCAAAACTGGTGCTCAACTGGCAGGAGATCACCTGTGCGAGCCCGGCCTACCTTGAGCAATACGGCGAGCCAGTCACCCCGCAGCAACTGGTCGAGCACCGTTGCCTGCTCAACAGTCACTACAGCGGCCGCGAAGAGTGGCAGTACCACCTCCAGCACGAACTGCACCGTGTGCGGGTCTCGGGGCCGTTTGCCAGCAATCACTACAGCTTGCTGAAAAAAGCCGCGGTGATCGGTGCCGGTATCGCCCGCCTGCCTTCATACATGCTCAATGCCGAACTGGCCGATGGACGATTGCGCGCGTTGCTGCGTGACTATCAGACACGCAGTAACCCCATGTACCTGGTTCACCCCTATCAGGGCGGTTTGCCGAAACGCACGCAGGTTTTGGCGGATTACCTTGCAGGCTGGTTCCGGCGCAGCGGTGAGGCCATTGACGCGCGGTAACGAAAACGTCTGGCGATCAGGTGATCAATCGACAACGCACCGGGGCCTCTGGCCATCAGGTACAACAGAATCGCGATCCATGTCCCATGAGTGGGGTAGGCGTCCGGGTACACGAATAACTGAATGGTCAGCGTCATCCCCAGCAGTGCCAGTGCCGAAAAACGGGTGGCAAGCCCCAGCAGGATCAGCAGCGGGAAGACGTGTTCACTGAAAGCTGCTGCGTACGCGGCAATGTCCGGGGGCAGCAGCGGGAGTTTGTATTCCGTACTGAACAAGTACACCGCAGAGTCGGCCAAGTGTGGGGCATTGAGTTCAAAGGTGCCGTTCACCAGGTCGATCGCCAGGCCCTCGACTTTGGTCTGGCCGGACTTCCAGAACACCGCAGCGATAGAAAACCGTGCGACAAAGGCTATCAGCGTGTGGGGGATACGTTGCATCAGTCCGATTAAACGGCGTATCTGGCATGTGGGCGTTGCATGGGTGTTCATGGCGAAACCTCTGCGGTGGGGTGTAGGCCGGTGATGGCGTCATGGGTGATC is part of the Pseudomonas sp. ML2-2023-3 genome and harbors:
- a CDS encoding LysR family transcriptional regulator, producing MSEMDDLAAFAVLIDAGSFTLAAQQLGCSKGQLSKRISLLEAQFAVVLLHRTTRRLSLTAAGAALLPQARALVVQVERARQALARLKDDMVGPVRMTVPVSLGETFFDSLLMEFSREYPQVQIELELNNSYRDMAREGFDLAIRSQVANNERLVAKLVLNWQEITCASPAYLEQYGEPVTPQQLVEHRCLLNSHYSGREEWQYHLQHELHRVRVSGPFASNHYSLLKKAAVIGAGIARLPSYMLNAELADGRLRALLRDYQTRSNPMYLVHPYQGGLPKRTQVLADYLAGWFRRSGEAIDAR
- a CDS encoding DoxX family protein, translated to MNTHATPTCQIRRLIGLMQRIPHTLIAFVARFSIAAVFWKSGQTKVEGLAIDLVNGTFELNAPHLADSAVYLFSTEYKLPLLPPDIAAYAAAFSEHVFPLLILLGLATRFSALALLGMTLTIQLFVYPDAYPTHGTWIAILLYLMARGPGALSIDHLIARRFRYRASMASPLRRNQPAR